The following proteins come from a genomic window of Anguilla rostrata isolate EN2019 chromosome 17, ASM1855537v3, whole genome shotgun sequence:
- the LOC135243645 gene encoding essential MCU regulator, mitochondrial-like — MASAVFRLSRLSALKSAGVSTLNTGTKCPAARLTLYRNTVSTASGGIPPQPVKTSFGLFRMTVVTVPFLYVGTLISKNFAAYLEEHDIFVPDDDDDDD, encoded by the exons ATGGCGTCGGCTGTGTTTCGTCTTTCCCGGCTCTCGGCTCTGAAAAGCGCCGGAGTTTCAACACTAAATACTGGGACAAAATGCCCCGCTGCGCGTTTAACACTGTACCGAAACACTGTCTCCACGGCATCTGGCGGCATTCCACCACAGCCGGTGAAA ACCTCCTTCGGTCTTTTCCGGATGACCGTGGTGACGGTGCCCTTCCTTTACGTGGGGACATTGATTAGCAAAAATTTCGCTGCCTATCTGGAGGAACACGATATCTTCGTTCCcgatgatgacgacgacgacgactGA
- the ndufa6 gene encoding NADH dehydrogenase [ubiquinone] 1 alpha subcomplex subunit 6 — translation MATTAATRGAAGAVRVVKPIFSRDLDEAKRRVRELYRAWYREVPNTVSLYQLDITVKQGRDKVREMFNKNRHITDPRVIDMLVIKGKMDLQETIHIWKQKTHIMRYFHETETPRPTDFLSKFYSGHDP, via the exons ATGGCGACTACTGCGGCAACCCGCGGTGCAGCTGGCGCTGTCCGAGTCGTTAAACCAATTTTCAGTCGAGACCTGGATGAGGCCAAGCGACGTGTTCGGGAGCTCTACAGGGCCTGGTACCGAGAAGTGCCAAACACAG tttcattataccagctgGACATTACGGTTAAGCAGGGCAGAGACAAAGTGAGAGAGATGTTTAACAAGAATCGACACATCACTGATCCCAGAGTTATTGACATGCTTGTCATCAAG GGTAAGATGGACCTGCAGGAGACCATACATATTTGGAAGCAGAAGACTCATATCATGCGGTACTTCCATGAGACTGAGACCCCTCGCCCAACAGACTTCCTGTCGAAATTTTACTCTGGGCATGACCCTTGA
- the LOC135243342 gene encoding TRIO and F-actin-binding protein-like isoform X1 has protein sequence MPLLEEEVCCQKFQPNIFDPSRCFSCLRTKKQHSGVPAQEDSDGLSVVSSYCDVTRDRLGYEDGSLCILSPDCALYICDEEDSTTSTRDQSDYPELSGSITSEEDYLHLQDAESHPTMTRLDPPPHRPNPRAWMDEPRGRESFSRHSGSKEERERESGYFSLGRASGIRTPREKSPSPPFRHAEAGRPLPSTRSPEPKATIPFRNPDLGVPSQRRSTDVQSPDPPPISSSPPLHSESNYRQGQRCLSPTPFKVAESLGSSNRRSVDNSYSKGHTTSHSLSQHQQTGRSSSMQRGGTSLSQSTSPSRSTSPFRRTESSGSSHRQNFDSAPFSQRSSRRSRSPSQNSYGRDVDSGGLHRNLKSAVSTVASRVQSSSFEHLKNSLNLTDTKNLSIRHKRSASPVRDGYGGPNQTLLCKTETDTFSNGVSRDSCSFSPSRRGYDSPSQSLLRKTETNASSNNRVHDSRSSSPSRRGHDPPSLSLQRKTETNAYSNNRVHDSRSSSPSRRGHDPPSLSLLRKTETNASSNYRGLDSRSSSPSRRSYDPPNQSLLRKTETSASSNNRFHDSRSSSPSRRGHDPPSQSLLRKVETNTCSNYHSRDSRSSSPSRRGYDPPNQSLLHKTETNASSNNRVHDSRSSSPSRRGHDPLSQSLLRKVETNTSSNYRSRDSRSSSPSRRSYDPPNQSLLHKTETNASSNNRVHDSRSSSPSRRGHDPPSQSLLRKTETNASSNYRGHDSRSSSPSRRGYDPPNQSLLRKTETNASSNNRVHDSRSSSPSRKSYDPPNQSLLRKTETNASFNNRACDSHCSSPPRRGYDPPNQSLLSKAETKASSNNRVCDSRSSTPSRKGYEPASQSLLCKAETNAPSNCHVSDPHSSSPSRKGYDMSLLRNTANSEARSDSSDVKNTCSQGRADANPAYMRKANHKDTRSDPSTSPGSWRGSTLSLRSPPTSRSSSPPRRNKGADVPTNSLKSSSQSTNRGSSRSRTNGRRDLEARSPSPEYRRSSSRNRSPSPQRRRRASSQSSLSESESSHISGGSGAVGFNKEEYAMMADLPKVKTVFQRDGPGQLRRAQSRSPEREERYKPASHSREKHSYWERDESGERGRLNDRERDPRDGLDGLGRLSRSHSSTSVHTQVYLADRPAGNFSSLQTDAADGLRTGKPDLLNFKKGWMSKLDENGEWKKHWFVLTEAGLRYYRDSGAEEKDDLDGEIDLKSCVKVSEFDVEKNYGFQIQTREAVFTLSAMTAGIRRNWIEVLRKSIRPSSSPDLTQLPDSSSDKENSHCLSRPLSSRWSSTRQPHCDPSSEVTTSAATPHRFDYVELAPVPTASPPPAANQREGPEQVTGRETGHSQWEALLHRKEAGSGSNQKLRIEEEIEKKWAEFEKLPLKEMRSLPLIGSRTGHQANEALQREVVASLKQQLERLRSGGGGAGGRGGGGCGLEAPCGRSLAAMEKAHTQALEEMQKQHERETRKLERDRDRLLWEETQATAQAMEVLKKAHREEQQREVERVRRLCGGGGDTETLHAQHQSEMRDLRRELDSLSERYSQKCLQLNRAEQSSGEREREISRREREMEQLRKENQELQSSLMEEISHMRTKGQGSEVISPDNCERNSCELEVLLRVKEKEAQYLYREITCLRNELQSLHMEKQTACDRYKEVYAEMNLIKSRSEQEIEALKDHLKLALAALHERELFGNSLEH, from the exons ATGCCCCTCCTCGAAGAGGAAGTCTGCTGCCAAAAGTTCCAGCCCAACATCTTTGACCCCTCCCGCTGCTTCTCCTGCCTGCGGACGAAAAAGCAGCACTCTGGtgtacctgcacag GAGGATTCTGACGGCTTGTCAGTGGTGAGCagctactgtgatgtcaccagggATCGGCTGGGTTATGAAGACGGCTCTCTCTGCATCCTGAGCCCTGACTGTGCACTTTACATTTGTGACGAAGAGGACAGCACCACCAG cacTCGGGATCAGAGTGATTACCCAGAGCTCAGTGGCTCCATTACCTCAGAGGAGGATTATCTGCACCTGCAGGATGCAGAGTCCCACCCCACCATGACCCGCctggacccccctccccacagaccCAACCCACGAGCCTGGATGGACGAGCCCAGGGGCAGGGAGAGTTTTAGCAGACACTCAG GGTCaaaagaagagagggagcgagagagtggCTACTTTTCTCTGGGGAGGGCATCGGGCATCAGAACACCTCGGGAGAAGAGTCCGTCGCCCCCTTTCCGACATGCGGAGGCGGGCCGCCCCCTTCCCAGCACACGCAGCCCGGAACCTAAGGCTACCATTCCCTTCCGGAATCCTGACCTTGGAGTTCCATCTCAGAGGCGGAGCACAGACGTGCAGAGCCCTGACCCACCACCAATCAGCTCCTCTCCACCCCTGCACTCAGAATCCAATTACCGCCAGGGTCAGAGATgcctcagccccacccctttTAAAGTAGCAGAATCCCTAGGCTCCTCCAACAGGAGGAGTGTCGATAACTCCTACTCCAAAGGCCACACgacctctcactctctctcccagcacCAGCAGACAGGACGCTCCAGTTCTATGCAGAGGGGAGGTACCTCACTCTCCCagtccacctctccctctcgtaGCACCTCTCCATTCAGACGGACGGAGTcctcaggctcctcccacaggcAGAACTTTGACTCTGCGCCCTTTTCCCAGAGGAGCAGTCGGAGGTCCAGAAGCCCCTCCCAAAACTCCTATGGACGTGATGTGGATTCTGGAGGCTTGCACAGAAACCTTAAATCAGCTGTGAGCACGGTTGCTTCCAGAGTGCAGTCCAGCTCATTTGAACACCTGAAGAACTCTCTGAATTTAACTGATACAAAAAACTTGTCAATTAGACATAAGCGCAGTGCCTCTCCTGTCAGGGATGGCTATGGCGGCCCCAATCAGACGCTTTTGTGCAAAACTGAGACAGATACCTTCTCCAATGGTGTTTCCCGAGACAGTTGTAGTTTCTCCCCCTCAAGAAGAGGCTATGACTCACCCAGCCAATCCCTTCTGCGTAAAACTGAGACTAATGCCTCCTCCAATAATCGTGTCCATGACAGTcgtagctcctccccctccaggaGAGGCCATGACCCACCCAGCCTATCCCTTCAGCGTAAAACTGAGACTAATGCCTACTCCAATAATCGTGTCCATGACAGTcgtagctcctccccctccaggaGAGGCCATGACCCACCCAGCCTATCCCTTCTGCGCAAAACTGAGACTAATGCCTCTTCCAATTATCGTGGTCTTGACAGTCGTAGCTCCTCCCCCTCGAGGAGAAGCTATGACCCACCCAACCAATCCCTTCTACGTAAAACTGAGACCAGTGCCTCCTCCAATAATCGTTTCCATGACAGTcgtagctcctccccctccaggaGAGGTCATGACCCACCCAGCCAATCCCTTCTACGCAAAGTTGAGACTAATACCTGTTCCAATTATCATAGTCGTGACAGTCGTAGCTCCTCCCCCTCGAGGAGAGGCTATGACCCACCCAACCAATCCCTTCTGCATAAAACTGAGACTAATGCCTCCTCCAATAATCGTGTCCATGACAGTcgtagctcctccccctccaggaGAGGCCATGACCCACTCAGCCAATCCCTTCTACGCAAAGTTGAGACTAATACCTCTTCCAATTATCGTAGTCGTGACAGTCGTAGCTCCTCCCCCTCGAGGAGAAGCTATGACCCACCCAACCAATCCCTTCTGCATAAAACTGAGACTAATGCCTCCTCCAATAATCGTGTCCATGACAGTcgtagctcctccccctccaggaGAGGCCATGACCCACCCAGTCAATCCCTTTTGCGCAAAACTGAGACTAATGCCTCCTCCAATTATCGTGGTCATGACAGTCGTAGCTCTTCCCCCTCGAGGAGAGGCTATGACCCACCCAACCAATCCCTTCTGCGTAAAACTGAGACTAATGCCTCCTCCAATAATCGTGTTCATGATAGTcgtagctcctccccctcaagGAAAAGTTATGACCCACCCAACCAATCCCTTCTGCGTAAAACTGAGACTAATGCCTCCTTCAATAATCGTGCTTGTGACAGTCATTGCTCCTCCCCCCCGAGGAGAGGCTATGACCCACCCAACCAATCCCTTCTGAGCAAAGCTGAGACTAAAGCCTCTTCCAATAATCGTGTCTGTGATAGTCGTAGCTCTACCCCGTCCAGGAAAGGATATGAGCCAGCCAGCCAATCCCTTCTGTGCAAAGCTGAGACTAATGCCCCCTCCAATTGTCATGTCTCTGACCCTCATAGTTCCTCCCCCTCCAGGAAAGGCTATGACATGTCTCTTTTGAGGAACACAGCCAATAGTGAGGCCAGATCCGACTCATCTGATGTGAAGAACACCTGCAGCCAGGGTAGAGCTGACGCCAACCCTGCCTACATGAGGAAAGCCAATCACAAAGACACAAGATCAGACCCAAGCACTTCACCTGGCTCCTGGCGTGGCTCCACCCTTTCCCTCCGTAGCCCTCCCACCTCCCGAAGCTCCTCCCCACCCAGGCGGAACAAGGGGGCAGACGTCCCCACCAACTCCTTGAAATCCAGTAGTCAGTCGACCAATCggggcagcagcaggagcagaacCAACGGTAGACGAGATCTGGAGGCTCGTAGCCCTTCTCCAGAGTACAGAAGATCATCCAGTCGCAACAGGAGTCCCTCCCCTCAAAGGAGGAGGCGTGCGTCATCCCAGAGTTCCTTGTCTGAGTCTGAGTCCAGCCACATCTCCGGAGGGTCTGGGGCTGTGGGGTTCAACAAGGAGGAGTATGCCATGATGGCTGACCTCCCGAAGGTGAAGACGGTATTCCAGCGGGATGGGCCAGGGCAGCTGCGAAGAGCCCAAAGCCGCAgcccagagagggaggaacGCTATAAACCAGCCAG CCACTCTCGGGAGAAGCACAGCTACTGGGAACGGGATGAGTCTGGCGAGCGAGGGAGAttgaatgacagagagagggacccGAGGGATGGGCTGGATGGACTGGGCAGGCTGTCCCGAAGCCACTCCTCCACCTCAGTGCACACGCAG GTGTACCTGGCTGACAGACCGGCTGGTAATTTCTCCAGCCTTCAGACTGATGCAGCAGATGGACTACGCACTGGAAAG CCTGACCTCCTTAACTTCAAGAAGGGATGGATGTCAAAACTGGACGAGAATGGAGag tggaAGAAGCACTGGTTTGTGCTGACAGAGGCCGGGCTGAGGTACTACAGAGATTCCGGGGCGGAGGAG AAAGATGACCTTGACGGAGAGATCGACCTGAAATCCTGCGTGAAGGTGTCCGAGTTTGATGTGGAGAAGAACTACGGCTTCCAGATACAG ACTCGGGAGGCGGTGTTCACGCTGTCGGCCATGACGGCGGGCATCAGGAGGAACTGGATTGAGGTTCTGAGGAAGAGCATTCGGCCCAGCAGTTCCCCTGACCTCACACA gttGCCTGACAGCAGTAGTGATAAGGAGAATTCCCACTGCCTGTCCCGCCCACTTTCGTCTCGCTGGTCATCAACCCGGCAACCCCACTGTGACCCCAGTTCAGAGGTCACCACCTCTGCAGCCACACCGCACCGATTTGACTACGTAGAACTGGCTCCCGTGCCAACAGCCTCTCCCCCACCAGCCGCCAAtcagagggaggggccagagcaGGTCACCGGCAGGGAGACGGGCCACAGCCAATGGGAGGCCCTGTTGCACAGGAAGGAGGCGGGCTCTGGCTCTAACCAGAAGCTGCGAATCGAGGAGGAGATTGAGAAGAAGTGGGCGGAGTTTGAGAAGCTGCCCTTAAAGGAGATGAGATCGCTGCCACTGATTGGCTCTCGTACTGGCCATCAAGCCAACGAGGCGCTGCAGAGGGAGGTA GTGGCGTCTCtgaagcagcagctggagaggttgaggagcgggggagggggggcgggggggaggggcgggggagggtgTGGGCTGGAGGCGCCGTGCGGCCGCAGTCTGGCCGCGATGGAGAAGGCCCACACGCAGGCGCTGGAGGAGATGCAGAAACAGCACGAGCGCGAAACCAGGAagttggagagggacagagacaggctgCTGTGGGAGGAGACTCAGGCCACTGCACAAG CGATGGAGGTGCTGAAGAAGGCGcacagggaggagcagcagagggaggtggagagggtcAGGAGGCTGTGCGGAGGAGGTGGTGATACTGAGACTCTGCACGCACAGCATCA GTCAGAGATGCGGGACCTACGGAGGGAGCTGGACAGCCTGTCAGAGAGATACTCCCAGAAGTGCCTGCAGCTGAACAGGGCTGAGCAGAGCAgcggggaaagagagagggagatcagccgcagggagagagagatggagcagcTGAGGAAGGAGAACCAG GAGCTACAGTCCAGTCTGATGGAGGAGATCAGCCACATGCGCAccaaaggtcaggggtcagaggtcatctcCCCAGACAACTGTGAGCGAAACTCCTGTGAACTAGAG GTGCTGTTGCGAgtgaaggagaaggaggcgcAGTACCTGTACAGGGAGATCACCTGCCTCAGGAACGAACTGCAGTCTCTACACATG GAGAAGCAGACAGCCTGTGACCGCTACAAGGAGGTGTACGCAGAGATGAACCTGATCAAGAGCCGCAGCGAGCAGGAGATAGAGGCCCTGAAGGACCATCTGAAGCTTGCATTAGCTGCACTGCATGAGAGAGAACTGTTTGGGAACAGCCTGGAGCACTGA
- the LOC135243342 gene encoding TRIO and F-actin-binding protein-like isoform X2 has product MPLLEEEVCCQKFQPNIFDPSRCFSCLRTKKQHSGVPAQEDSDGLSVVSSYCDVTRDRLGYEDGSLCILSPDCALYICDEEDSTTSTRDQSDYPELSGSITSEEDYLHLQDAESHPTMTRLDPPPHRPNPRAWMDEPRGRESFSRHSGSKEERERESGYFSLGRASGIRTPREKSPSPPFRHAEAGRPLPSTRSPEPKATIPFRNPDLGVPSQRRSTDVQSPDPPPISSSPPLHSESNYRQGQRCLSPTPFKVAESLGSSNRRSVDNSYSKGHTTSHSLSQHQQTGRSSSMQRGGTSLSQSTSPSRSTSPFRRTESSGSSHRQNFDSAPFSQRSSRRSRSPSQNSYGRDVDSGGLHRNLKSAVSTVASRVQSSSFEHLKNSLNLTDTKNLSIRHKRSASPVRDGYGGPNQTLLCKTETDTFSNGVSRDSCSFSPSRRGYDSPSQSLLRKTETNASSNNRVHDSRSSSPSRRGHDPPSLSLQRKTETNAYSNNRVHDSRSSSPSRRGHDPPSLSLLRKTETNASSNYRGLDSRSSSPSRRSYDPPNQSLLRKTETSASSNNRFHDSRSSSPSRRGHDPPSQSLLRKVETNTCSNYHSRDSRSSSPSRRGYDPPNQSLLHKTETNASSNNRVHDSRSSSPSRRGHDPLSQSLLRKVETNTSSNYRSRDSRSSSPSRRSYDPPNQSLLHKTETNASSNNRVHDSRSSSPSRRGHDPPSQSLLRKTETNASSNYRGHDSRSSSPSRRGYDPPNQSLLRKTETNASSNNRVHDSRSSSPSRKSYDPPNQSLLRKTETNASFNNRACDSHCSSPPRRGYDPPNQSLLSKAETKASSNNRVCDSRSSTPSRKGYEPASQSLLCKAETNAPSNCHVSDPHSSSPSRKGYDMSLLRNTANSEARSDSSDVKNTCSQGRADANPAYMRKANHKDTRSDPSTSPGSWRGSTLSLRSPPTSRSSSPPRRNKGADVPTNSLKSSSQSTNRGSSRSRTNGRRDLEARSPSPEYRRSSSRNRSPSPQRRRRASSQSSLSESESSHISGGSGAVGFNKEEYAMMADLPKVKTVFQRDGPGQLRRAQSRSPEREERYKPASHSREKHSYWERDESGERGRLNDRERDPRDGLDGLGRLSRSHSSTSVHTQVYLADRPAGNFSSLQTDAADGLRTGKPDLLNFKKGWMSKLDENGEWKKHWFVLTEAGLRYYRDSGAEEKDDLDGEIDLKSCVKVSEFDVEKNYGFQIQTREAVFTLSAMTAGIRRNWIEVLRKSIRPSSSPDLTQLPDSSSDKENSHCLSRPLSSRWSSTRQPHCDPSSEVTTSAATPHRFDYVELAPVPTASPPPAANQREGPEQVTGRETGHSQWEALLHRKEAGSGSNQKLRIEEEIEKKWAEFEKLPLKEMRSLPLIGSRTGHQANEALQREVASLKQQLERLRSGGGGAGGRGGGGCGLEAPCGRSLAAMEKAHTQALEEMQKQHERETRKLERDRDRLLWEETQATAQAMEVLKKAHREEQQREVERVRRLCGGGGDTETLHAQHQSEMRDLRRELDSLSERYSQKCLQLNRAEQSSGEREREISRREREMEQLRKENQELQSSLMEEISHMRTKGQGSEVISPDNCERNSCELEVLLRVKEKEAQYLYREITCLRNELQSLHMEKQTACDRYKEVYAEMNLIKSRSEQEIEALKDHLKLALAALHERELFGNSLEH; this is encoded by the exons ATGCCCCTCCTCGAAGAGGAAGTCTGCTGCCAAAAGTTCCAGCCCAACATCTTTGACCCCTCCCGCTGCTTCTCCTGCCTGCGGACGAAAAAGCAGCACTCTGGtgtacctgcacag GAGGATTCTGACGGCTTGTCAGTGGTGAGCagctactgtgatgtcaccagggATCGGCTGGGTTATGAAGACGGCTCTCTCTGCATCCTGAGCCCTGACTGTGCACTTTACATTTGTGACGAAGAGGACAGCACCACCAG cacTCGGGATCAGAGTGATTACCCAGAGCTCAGTGGCTCCATTACCTCAGAGGAGGATTATCTGCACCTGCAGGATGCAGAGTCCCACCCCACCATGACCCGCctggacccccctccccacagaccCAACCCACGAGCCTGGATGGACGAGCCCAGGGGCAGGGAGAGTTTTAGCAGACACTCAG GGTCaaaagaagagagggagcgagagagtggCTACTTTTCTCTGGGGAGGGCATCGGGCATCAGAACACCTCGGGAGAAGAGTCCGTCGCCCCCTTTCCGACATGCGGAGGCGGGCCGCCCCCTTCCCAGCACACGCAGCCCGGAACCTAAGGCTACCATTCCCTTCCGGAATCCTGACCTTGGAGTTCCATCTCAGAGGCGGAGCACAGACGTGCAGAGCCCTGACCCACCACCAATCAGCTCCTCTCCACCCCTGCACTCAGAATCCAATTACCGCCAGGGTCAGAGATgcctcagccccacccctttTAAAGTAGCAGAATCCCTAGGCTCCTCCAACAGGAGGAGTGTCGATAACTCCTACTCCAAAGGCCACACgacctctcactctctctcccagcacCAGCAGACAGGACGCTCCAGTTCTATGCAGAGGGGAGGTACCTCACTCTCCCagtccacctctccctctcgtaGCACCTCTCCATTCAGACGGACGGAGTcctcaggctcctcccacaggcAGAACTTTGACTCTGCGCCCTTTTCCCAGAGGAGCAGTCGGAGGTCCAGAAGCCCCTCCCAAAACTCCTATGGACGTGATGTGGATTCTGGAGGCTTGCACAGAAACCTTAAATCAGCTGTGAGCACGGTTGCTTCCAGAGTGCAGTCCAGCTCATTTGAACACCTGAAGAACTCTCTGAATTTAACTGATACAAAAAACTTGTCAATTAGACATAAGCGCAGTGCCTCTCCTGTCAGGGATGGCTATGGCGGCCCCAATCAGACGCTTTTGTGCAAAACTGAGACAGATACCTTCTCCAATGGTGTTTCCCGAGACAGTTGTAGTTTCTCCCCCTCAAGAAGAGGCTATGACTCACCCAGCCAATCCCTTCTGCGTAAAACTGAGACTAATGCCTCCTCCAATAATCGTGTCCATGACAGTcgtagctcctccccctccaggaGAGGCCATGACCCACCCAGCCTATCCCTTCAGCGTAAAACTGAGACTAATGCCTACTCCAATAATCGTGTCCATGACAGTcgtagctcctccccctccaggaGAGGCCATGACCCACCCAGCCTATCCCTTCTGCGCAAAACTGAGACTAATGCCTCTTCCAATTATCGTGGTCTTGACAGTCGTAGCTCCTCCCCCTCGAGGAGAAGCTATGACCCACCCAACCAATCCCTTCTACGTAAAACTGAGACCAGTGCCTCCTCCAATAATCGTTTCCATGACAGTcgtagctcctccccctccaggaGAGGTCATGACCCACCCAGCCAATCCCTTCTACGCAAAGTTGAGACTAATACCTGTTCCAATTATCATAGTCGTGACAGTCGTAGCTCCTCCCCCTCGAGGAGAGGCTATGACCCACCCAACCAATCCCTTCTGCATAAAACTGAGACTAATGCCTCCTCCAATAATCGTGTCCATGACAGTcgtagctcctccccctccaggaGAGGCCATGACCCACTCAGCCAATCCCTTCTACGCAAAGTTGAGACTAATACCTCTTCCAATTATCGTAGTCGTGACAGTCGTAGCTCCTCCCCCTCGAGGAGAAGCTATGACCCACCCAACCAATCCCTTCTGCATAAAACTGAGACTAATGCCTCCTCCAATAATCGTGTCCATGACAGTcgtagctcctccccctccaggaGAGGCCATGACCCACCCAGTCAATCCCTTTTGCGCAAAACTGAGACTAATGCCTCCTCCAATTATCGTGGTCATGACAGTCGTAGCTCTTCCCCCTCGAGGAGAGGCTATGACCCACCCAACCAATCCCTTCTGCGTAAAACTGAGACTAATGCCTCCTCCAATAATCGTGTTCATGATAGTcgtagctcctccccctcaagGAAAAGTTATGACCCACCCAACCAATCCCTTCTGCGTAAAACTGAGACTAATGCCTCCTTCAATAATCGTGCTTGTGACAGTCATTGCTCCTCCCCCCCGAGGAGAGGCTATGACCCACCCAACCAATCCCTTCTGAGCAAAGCTGAGACTAAAGCCTCTTCCAATAATCGTGTCTGTGATAGTCGTAGCTCTACCCCGTCCAGGAAAGGATATGAGCCAGCCAGCCAATCCCTTCTGTGCAAAGCTGAGACTAATGCCCCCTCCAATTGTCATGTCTCTGACCCTCATAGTTCCTCCCCCTCCAGGAAAGGCTATGACATGTCTCTTTTGAGGAACACAGCCAATAGTGAGGCCAGATCCGACTCATCTGATGTGAAGAACACCTGCAGCCAGGGTAGAGCTGACGCCAACCCTGCCTACATGAGGAAAGCCAATCACAAAGACACAAGATCAGACCCAAGCACTTCACCTGGCTCCTGGCGTGGCTCCACCCTTTCCCTCCGTAGCCCTCCCACCTCCCGAAGCTCCTCCCCACCCAGGCGGAACAAGGGGGCAGACGTCCCCACCAACTCCTTGAAATCCAGTAGTCAGTCGACCAATCggggcagcagcaggagcagaacCAACGGTAGACGAGATCTGGAGGCTCGTAGCCCTTCTCCAGAGTACAGAAGATCATCCAGTCGCAACAGGAGTCCCTCCCCTCAAAGGAGGAGGCGTGCGTCATCCCAGAGTTCCTTGTCTGAGTCTGAGTCCAGCCACATCTCCGGAGGGTCTGGGGCTGTGGGGTTCAACAAGGAGGAGTATGCCATGATGGCTGACCTCCCGAAGGTGAAGACGGTATTCCAGCGGGATGGGCCAGGGCAGCTGCGAAGAGCCCAAAGCCGCAgcccagagagggaggaacGCTATAAACCAGCCAG CCACTCTCGGGAGAAGCACAGCTACTGGGAACGGGATGAGTCTGGCGAGCGAGGGAGAttgaatgacagagagagggacccGAGGGATGGGCTGGATGGACTGGGCAGGCTGTCCCGAAGCCACTCCTCCACCTCAGTGCACACGCAG GTGTACCTGGCTGACAGACCGGCTGGTAATTTCTCCAGCCTTCAGACTGATGCAGCAGATGGACTACGCACTGGAAAG CCTGACCTCCTTAACTTCAAGAAGGGATGGATGTCAAAACTGGACGAGAATGGAGag tggaAGAAGCACTGGTTTGTGCTGACAGAGGCCGGGCTGAGGTACTACAGAGATTCCGGGGCGGAGGAG AAAGATGACCTTGACGGAGAGATCGACCTGAAATCCTGCGTGAAGGTGTCCGAGTTTGATGTGGAGAAGAACTACGGCTTCCAGATACAG ACTCGGGAGGCGGTGTTCACGCTGTCGGCCATGACGGCGGGCATCAGGAGGAACTGGATTGAGGTTCTGAGGAAGAGCATTCGGCCCAGCAGTTCCCCTGACCTCACACA gttGCCTGACAGCAGTAGTGATAAGGAGAATTCCCACTGCCTGTCCCGCCCACTTTCGTCTCGCTGGTCATCAACCCGGCAACCCCACTGTGACCCCAGTTCAGAGGTCACCACCTCTGCAGCCACACCGCACCGATTTGACTACGTAGAACTGGCTCCCGTGCCAACAGCCTCTCCCCCACCAGCCGCCAAtcagagggaggggccagagcaGGTCACCGGCAGGGAGACGGGCCACAGCCAATGGGAGGCCCTGTTGCACAGGAAGGAGGCGGGCTCTGGCTCTAACCAGAAGCTGCGAATCGAGGAGGAGATTGAGAAGAAGTGGGCGGAGTTTGAGAAGCTGCCCTTAAAGGAGATGAGATCGCTGCCACTGATTGGCTCTCGTACTGGCCATCAAGCCAACGAGGCGCTGCAGAGGGAG GTGGCGTCTCtgaagcagcagctggagaggttgaggagcgggggagggggggcgggggggaggggcgggggagggtgTGGGCTGGAGGCGCCGTGCGGCCGCAGTCTGGCCGCGATGGAGAAGGCCCACACGCAGGCGCTGGAGGAGATGCAGAAACAGCACGAGCGCGAAACCAGGAagttggagagggacagagacaggctgCTGTGGGAGGAGACTCAGGCCACTGCACAAG CGATGGAGGTGCTGAAGAAGGCGcacagggaggagcagcagagggaggtggagagggtcAGGAGGCTGTGCGGAGGAGGTGGTGATACTGAGACTCTGCACGCACAGCATCA GTCAGAGATGCGGGACCTACGGAGGGAGCTGGACAGCCTGTCAGAGAGATACTCCCAGAAGTGCCTGCAGCTGAACAGGGCTGAGCAGAGCAgcggggaaagagagagggagatcagccgcagggagagagagatggagcagcTGAGGAAGGAGAACCAG GAGCTACAGTCCAGTCTGATGGAGGAGATCAGCCACATGCGCAccaaaggtcaggggtcagaggtcatctcCCCAGACAACTGTGAGCGAAACTCCTGTGAACTAGAG GTGCTGTTGCGAgtgaaggagaaggaggcgcAGTACCTGTACAGGGAGATCACCTGCCTCAGGAACGAACTGCAGTCTCTACACATG GAGAAGCAGACAGCCTGTGACCGCTACAAGGAGGTGTACGCAGAGATGAACCTGATCAAGAGCCGCAGCGAGCAGGAGATAGAGGCCCTGAAGGACCATCTGAAGCTTGCATTAGCTGCACTGCATGAGAGAGAACTGTTTGGGAACAGCCTGGAGCACTGA